Genomic DNA from Novipirellula galeiformis:
GGAAGATAGCGGGCCGCATTCAAGAATCGAAAACCGCGAAGAGGTTCAGCAATTGCTGTTGAGGCTCGACCCGCAAGAAGCCAATGTGGTGCGGATGTACCACTTGGAAGGCAAGAGTTATCACGAGATTAGCCAAAGCGTCGGGCTGGCTGAGAATAGTATCGGCCCGGTGCTTAGCCGAGCACGATCCAAGATGCGCGGTGATGCCACTTGAAGGCGACGCCTAATGGAGGGTGTGCCAACGAGTGATGTGTTAGCTAATCCTTCGCATCGGCTGCGAATAACCATGGCTCTTCTTCGCAGAGCCTGACGGCCATTCGCAGAGCCGAAAGTTCGCAGAGACTGGCGGCCATTCACGGGGACTGGTGGCCAGTTTCGAAGCCCTGCATCGTGTCCAACGTGACTACGATAGGCTTTTATCGCGTCAAGCTTTATTCGTTAATCGGTTCAATCGTTGCCGACATGCTGCCCTTACAGCGAGCGATCAGTTCGTCTTTTCCGAACGCGTGGATCTGGTCTCGCTTCAGTTCCGCATGCTCGAGCGTCGTGGTCAAGCAAATTGCTTTTCCCGAGTTGTCGACTTCTTTGGCAATTTGGAAACCGGTTTCAATGGGATGACGAAAGACGCTTTTCATCATCAGCACCACATATTCGTAGCTGTGGTCCGAATCGTCCCACAAAACGACACTGTAGCGAGGCTGCTTTTTCGCCTTGGGCTTCTTGCGGTGATCGACTTTCGGTTCGGCCACTTCGGGTTCGGCCACCATTGTATGATGATCTGCCATTACTGAGCATGCTCCTTGCAACATTTGACGGTTGGTTACAAACATTCCAGATAATGCTAACGTTTTAAACGATTCAATTCGTGAAAACTTGGGATGGAGACTTACGTCTCCACGCTGGCTTGCCCTCATTTTCGAGTGGCATCGCCAAACAGGCAAACGGCTAGACTCCCACCGGCGGCCTGGAAAACACGCCGTCCTCGAACTTTCGTGTGCTGGTCGGTTTCGTTTCTAAGACTTAGGATTGTCTCTCGTTTTCGTTCTCAGCAACGAAGCTATATTGTAGCGCCGTTGGACTTCGCACGGCAGTCCTGGTTAGCACGTTTTTGAGTGTCTTGCCGCAATTTTGGGTCCTGCGGTGGCAAGCTTTAACGGCACTTCCGCATTATACCTCGTTCCAAGTACCCCAGACCGATTCGATGAACTTACCCGCTTTGTTGGACACTCTGGCTAAGGATTCCGATCGCCATTTGGACGAGTTAGTTCAGTGGTTGAAAATTCCTAGCATCAGCAGCGACACTTCCCATCGCGAACCGACCGCGGCGGCAGCTGATTGGGTCGCGGCAAAGTTGCAAAACGCCGGTTTGGCGACCGAATTGGTGCCGACCGATGGACATCCCATGGTCATCGCCCAGACGCCGGCCGTTCCCGGGGCTCCGGTGGCGCTGGTTTACGGTCACTATGACGTACAGCCGGTCGAACCACTCGAGGAATGGAAAACGGGGCCGTTTGAGCCCACCGTTCGCGATGGCAATCTCTATGCACGCGGGGCAACCGACGACAAAGGTCAAGTCTTGACCCATGTCCAAAGCGTTTGTGATTGGTTAGCCACCGGTGAACCGCTGCCGCTGCAGATCAAGTTTTTGATCGAAGGCGAAGAGGAAGTGGGCAGCGAAAACCTCGAACGGATGTTGCCCAGCCTGCGCGAGCGTTTGGCATGCGATTGTGTGGTCATCAGCGATAGCGGTCAGTATGCCGAAGGCCAACCCGCGATTACCTATGGGCTGCGGGGGATCGCAACCTATGAATTAGAGCTCAAAGGTCCAGCCCAGGATTTGCACAGTGGTTCGTTCGGCGGAGCGGTCATGAATCCGGCCATCGCGTTATGCCACCTGCTCTCCTCGATCGTCGATCGCGAAGGTCGCATCCAAATCGAAGGATTTTATGACGACGTTCAAGCGTTAAGCCAAGCCGAACGCGATGCCTGGGCTCGTTTGCCTCAATCGGATGCTCAGTTTGCCAAGGGCGTTGGCGTCACGGAATTGTTTGGCGAAAAGGGCTTTACGACCGACGAACGCCGTTGGGCAAGGCCGACGTTTGATGTCAATGGATTGCGCAGCGGGCATCAAGGCGAAGGCGTCAAGACGATCATTCCGGCAACCGCGTCCGCAAAACTCAGTTTCCGCTTGGTCGCCAACCAGAATCCGCAAACGGTGACCACTGCACTCCAGCGTCACTTGGAGCAACATCTCCCTAGCGGTGTGCGGTTTACCTTGCGACCCGATCATGGAGCCCCGGGGATGTTGGCTGACCCAGAGAGCCGTTTTGCCACCGCGGCATCGCGTGCGATCGAAGCCGCCTTTGGTGTCGCCCCCGTGATGATTCGCGAAGGGGGTTCAATCCCGATCGTGACCCGCTTCCAAGATGTGCTCGATTG
This window encodes:
- a CDS encoding dipeptidase yields the protein MNLPALLDTLAKDSDRHLDELVQWLKIPSISSDTSHREPTAAAADWVAAKLQNAGLATELVPTDGHPMVIAQTPAVPGAPVALVYGHYDVQPVEPLEEWKTGPFEPTVRDGNLYARGATDDKGQVLTHVQSVCDWLATGEPLPLQIKFLIEGEEEVGSENLERMLPSLRERLACDCVVISDSGQYAEGQPAITYGLRGIATYELELKGPAQDLHSGSFGGAVMNPAIALCHLLSSIVDREGRIQIEGFYDDVQALSQAERDAWARLPQSDAQFAKGVGVTELFGEKGFTTDERRWARPTFDVNGLRSGHQGEGVKTIIPATASAKLSFRLVANQNPQTVTTALQRHLEQHLPSGVRFTLRPDHGAPGMLADPESRFATAASRAIEAAFGVAPVMIREGGSIPIVTRFQDVLDCDCLLLGWGLSDDNAHSPNEKFKIQDYHRGIAASAMLWSELGKLSESK
- a CDS encoding ATP-dependent Clp protease adaptor ClpS — encoded protein: MADHHTMVAEPEVAEPKVDHRKKPKAKKQPRYSVVLWDDSDHSYEYVVLMMKSVFRHPIETGFQIAKEVDNSGKAICLTTTLEHAELKRDQIHAFGKDELIARCKGSMSATIEPINE